From the genome of Acidaminococcus sp.:
AGCCGGGTCCCGCAGCCTTGGCCGTCCTCACATTGCGCGGCTCCTCGTCAAAAAGGGCTGCTTTAAGACGGTCAGTGAAGTTTTTGATACGCTTATCGGCGCGGGAAAGCCATGTTATCTGCGGCAGGTCAAGATGTCTCCAAAGGAAGCGGTTGCTCTGCTTCATAATGCCGGCGGTATCGCAGTGCTTGCGCATCCTGCCGAATTGGAAAATTATGATCTTGTGCAGGAAATTCTTAATGGAACGGCTTTTGATGGGATGGAAGTCTGGCATCCTTCCACGTTAAATGAACATCCGCATCATGACTGGAAAGCTGTTGCCGAAGCGCACCATCTTATCCCCAGCGGCGGCAGTGACCTGCACGGCAATCCGGGACGCTTTCCCATGCATTTGGGTGAATTCCGGATTCTTTACGAAGATGTGAAAGGGATTATCGACTATAAAAAACATTCAAATTGAGGCGCACTATGAAAGTTATCGCATTTACAGGACCCAGCGGTACCGGCAAAAGTTTCCGGGCTATCGGTGTGGCGCATGATCACCTTTGTGACGGCATCATCGATGATGGCCTCTTGATTGAAGGAACCAAAATTTTAGCCGGCACTTCGGCAAAAACAGAACAAAATAAAGTCCAGGCCGTAAAGCGTGCTATTTTCATGGATAAGAAACACTGTGCAGAAGTCAGGAAGGCCCTTGCGGGCAGCAACATTGAAAATCTTCTTGTCATCGGCACCTCCGATAAAATGGCTGTCACGATCTGTAAACGGCTTGGTATTCCGCAGCCTTCGGAGTATGTCCATATCCAGGATATTGCGACTCCGCGGGAAATGAAAAGAGCCCGGGAGCTGCGAATCAAAGAGGGAAAGCATATTGTCCCGGTTCCTACCATTGAATTGAAACCGCATCTTTCGGGTGTGTTGGTGGATTTGCCGCACCGTTTGTTCAGCCGCAATAAAAAGCACAAGAACATCCAGAAAAAATCCATTGTCCGTCCTTCTTTCAGCTACTATGGCAAAATTTCTGTGACAGATTATGTGGTCAGCGATATTGTACGTATTGTCGTGGAGAAGAATAAGAACGTTGACCGGATTACTTCTATTAAGGTCCGCCGTCCGGCCGATACCAGCAAGGGAATGACGATTTATCTGGATCTTGTGCTGTTTTTCGGGGCTGAAATCTTTGACACGGTGAAGCAGCTCCAGACAAAAATTAAATTTAAGGTAGAAGGCATGACTTCCATGCCAGTAAGAGATATTAATGTGGCTGTTCGCAGCCTTACCGTGCGGCAGCCGAAAACGTCTGAAAACGAATGAGGAGTGCAGTGTGGCACAAAATATAAAGAAAAATGTTTCTTTTGAAAATTGGGTGCAGGAAGCAATTGAAAAATTGCAGCCCCTGGCGGCAGAGCCAATTGCGGAGAAAGCTATTAATTACGGTGTCCAGCTGACGATTAAAGATAAGGGGCAGGATGCCAAGTTAAACCTGTACCATGGAAAGAAAGGCTTTACCATGACCTGGGGCGGAAAAGATACGCCCTTCAGGGCCTCTCTGCAGGAAGCACTGGAGAAGCCTGCGGCCCAGGGGGAGGCTTCCGGCCCGCTGGTCTCTGCTGTTTCCCTTCTCGATGACATTCCGGGTTTTGACGGCGTCTGGGCCGGCAGTGATGAATCGGGGAAAGGTGACTTCTTCGGGCCACTCGTCGTAGCGGCTGTCTGTGTCAATCGGGAAATTGCTTCCGCTTTTCGCCAGGCTGGCGTGCGGGATAGTAAAGCACTGACAGATGCGCAAATCGGTCGGCTGGCAAAGCAAATCAAGGAGCAGGCTCTCGCCGTAAAGGTACTGGCTCTGCCTCCGGATCTCTACAATAAGCGCTATCAATGGTTCAAAGAGCGGGGCTGTAATTTAAATCAACTTTTGGCAAATGGTCATGTCCAGGCACTTTCCGGAGTGCTGACGGATGTGCCTTCTTGTCATTTTGCTCTCGTTGACCGTTTTGCTGTCCATAATAAGATCACTGAACGTCTGACATCACAGTTTGTCGGATTAACAGTACGTCAGCAGCCCAGGGCGGAAGCTGATATGGCAGTTGCTGCCGCTTCTATTCTGGCGCGGGATGAATTTGTCCGTATTATGAAGCAGCTTGGCATGGAAGCAGGGATGGAACTGCCCAAAGGGGGCGGAGCGCAGGCTACGCAGACGGCTCTCGTCTTAGAGAAAAAAGTGGGACGGAAAAAAATGCCGCATTTTGTGAAAATGCATTTTGCTAATGCCGGCGCGCTCTAACTCAATATTCTGCACGGTGCAGTGTGTATTTTGCAGTTGTCAGGCTTTATGATTTTTTGAATTTTGTTGGGAATTTAGTAATTTTTTAAAACAATTTAGGATTATGTTCTGTTAGATGCACTTTCCTATGGTATAATAAATAAGTTGCGGATTCAGTTATCGAGTTATCAATAAATCTATTGGCAGGTCTTTCTATAATGAGAAAAACAATCTTCAGGATGCTGGCGGTTCTCTTTTTCGTAGTCATCTGC
Proteins encoded in this window:
- a CDS encoding PHP domain-containing protein; amino-acid sequence: MLADLHIHTTFSDGVNTPEDVVREAVNAGLAAIAITDHDNIRGYERAERYVKTNQLPLKVLRGVEIDTDYKGKDVHVLGYYFAPDDPDLMQALAWNRSQRVDRVQRIVSKIHSFGYPISFPEVVKEAAGSRSLGRPHIARLLVKKGCFKTVSEVFDTLIGAGKPCYLRQVKMSPKEAVALLHNAGGIAVLAHPAELENYDLVQEILNGTAFDGMEVWHPSTLNEHPHHDWKAVAEAHHLIPSGGSDLHGNPGRFPMHLGEFRILYEDVKGIIDYKKHSN
- a CDS encoding Asp23/Gls24 family envelope stress response protein, encoding MKVIAFTGPSGTGKSFRAIGVAHDHLCDGIIDDGLLIEGTKILAGTSAKTEQNKVQAVKRAIFMDKKHCAEVRKALAGSNIENLLVIGTSDKMAVTICKRLGIPQPSEYVHIQDIATPREMKRARELRIKEGKHIVPVPTIELKPHLSGVLVDLPHRLFSRNKKHKNIQKKSIVRPSFSYYGKISVTDYVVSDIVRIVVEKNKNVDRITSIKVRRPADTSKGMTIYLDLVLFFGAEIFDTVKQLQTKIKFKVEGMTSMPVRDINVAVRSLTVRQPKTSENE
- a CDS encoding ribonuclease HIII encodes the protein MAQNIKKNVSFENWVQEAIEKLQPLAAEPIAEKAINYGVQLTIKDKGQDAKLNLYHGKKGFTMTWGGKDTPFRASLQEALEKPAAQGEASGPLVSAVSLLDDIPGFDGVWAGSDESGKGDFFGPLVVAAVCVNREIASAFRQAGVRDSKALTDAQIGRLAKQIKEQALAVKVLALPPDLYNKRYQWFKERGCNLNQLLANGHVQALSGVLTDVPSCHFALVDRFAVHNKITERLTSQFVGLTVRQQPRAEADMAVAAASILARDEFVRIMKQLGMEAGMELPKGGGAQATQTALVLEKKVGRKKMPHFVKMHFANAGAL